The genomic window CGAACAAATAGTTCAACAGGCGCGCCAGATGATTGGGCAATACGGGTTCGAGAGCATCAAGCTCAAGGCCGGTGTGTTCGACCCCATGGAAGAAGCCGATGCCATTTTGGCGCTCAAGGCGGCCTTCCCCAATCAGCCCCTGCGCATTGACCCCAACAGCAACTGGAGCATGGCCACCAGCCTGAAGGTGGCCGACAAGCTGCGCGGCAGCCTGGAGTACTACGAGGACCCTACGCCCACGCTGGAAGGCATGGCAGAGCTACACAAGGCCACGGGCATGCCCTTGGCCAGCAACATGGTGGTCACCAACTGGGCCGAGCTCAAGCGCAGCATCGAGCTCAACTCCGTGCAAATTTTGCTCAGCGACCACCACTTTTGGGGCGGTCTGCGCGCCACCCAGGCATTGGCACAAACCTGCCAGACCTTTGGCCTGGGCCTGTCCATGCACTCCAACTCCCACCTGGGCATCAGCCTCATGGCCATGACGCATCTAGCGGCTTCGGTGCAACACCTGAGTTATGCCTGCGACACCCACTACCCCTGGCAAAGCGACGAGGTGCTGGTGGGCGGCAAGGTGCCGATTGTGGGCGGCTGTGTGCACCTGACCGACAAGCCCGGCCTGGGCGTGGAGCTGGACCAGGACAAGCTGGCAGAACTGCACGAGGCCTTCAAGGTCTGCCGTGTCCGCACCCGCAACGACGTGGCCCAAATGCAGCGCTACCGCCCTGAGTGGAAGCAAGTCAAACCCCGGTTTTAAACGCCATGTCTGCACCCAATCCACGCCCACCGCTCACGATCCGCATGCATACGGCCGACAACGTAGCCATTGTGGCCAACGATGGCGGCCTGCCTGCGGGCACCGTGCTGCCCGATGGCCTGACGCTGGTGGACCGCGTGCCGCAAGGCCACAAGGTTGCTCTAGTTGGAATTGCCAAAGACGCTGCCGTGCTGCGCTACAACGTACCTATTGGCTATGCGCTACAGGACATTCCAGCAGGCGCATGGGTGCATGAACGCCTGCTGCACATGCCTGCGGCCCGTTCGCTGACCGACCTGCCCCGTGCCACGGCGGCCGCCTGGAATGCCGAGCCACTGGAGGGTTACACCTTCGAGGGTTACCGCAATGCCGATGGCTCAGTGGGCACGCGCAACATTCTGGCCATCACCACCACGGTGCAATGCGTAGCCGGTGTGGTGGACTTTGCGGTGCAGCGCATCAAGGAACAGCTGCTGCCACGCTACCCGAATGTGGACGATGTGATTGGCCTTGAACACAGCTATGGCTGTGGCGTGGCCATCGATGCGCCCGACGCCATCATCCCCATCCGCACGCTACGCAACATCTCCAAAAACCCCAACTTTGGTGGCGAGGTGATGGTGGTGAGCCTGGGCTGCGAGAAGCTGCAGCCCGAGCGCCTGTTTCCGCCTGCCCAGCGCGCTATAGAAATAGTAGCTGCTCGCGCAGATAGTACGCGGGCCACAGACACTATTGGCACACAAACCGCGTCAGATCTCGATGTGGTATGCCTGCAGGCTGAACAGCATGTGGGCTTCATGAGCATGATCGATTCGGTGCTGGCCTCTGCGGTGCCGCACCTAGAGCGGCTGAACGCGCGTCGCCGCGAAACCGTGCCCGCCAGTGAGCTGGTGGTAGGCGTGCAGTGCGGTGGCAGCGATGCTTTCTCTGGAGTAACTGCCAACCCCGCCGTGGGCTATTGCACCGACTTGCTGGTGCGCGCTGGTGCGACCGTGATGTTTTCGGAAACCACCGAGGTGCGTGACGCCATCGAGCAAATGACCGCCCGCGCCACTACCCCTGAGATTGCCGACGCCATGGCGCGTGAGATGGCCTGGTACGACGCTTACCTGGACCGCGGCCAAGCAGACCGCAGCGCCAACACGACGCCGGGCAACAAGGCCGGCGGCCTGTCCAACATCGTGGAAAAGGCCATGGGCTCCATCATCAAGTCTGGCACCGCACCCATCAGCGGTGTGCTGTCGCCGGGCGAGAAGCTGCAGCACAAAGGCCTGCACTATGCCGCCACACCGGCCAGTGACTTTATCTGCGGCACGCTGCAATTGGCTGCGGGCATGAACTTGCACGTGTTTACCACCGGACGCGGTACCCCTTATGGACTGGCCGAGGTGCCCGTGA from Rhodoferax potami includes these protein-coding regions:
- a CDS encoding glucarate dehydratase family protein; translated protein: MKITAVRVTPIAIKDPALLNAAGVHEPYGLRSIIEVVGANGMVGLGETYGDAPVLGLLTRAAPSLVGLSAFDVNGMLARLKALTPKISTGHVEMELAPGSLASNLVTSAFSAFEVAFMDLQARTLGIPLVELLGGAVRDKVSYSAYLFYKWDASVDPEYAPDPYGEAVNAEQIVQQARQMIGQYGFESIKLKAGVFDPMEEADAILALKAAFPNQPLRIDPNSNWSMATSLKVADKLRGSLEYYEDPTPTLEGMAELHKATGMPLASNMVVTNWAELKRSIELNSVQILLSDHHFWGGLRATQALAQTCQTFGLGLSMHSNSHLGISLMAMTHLAASVQHLSYACDTHYPWQSDEVLVGGKVPIVGGCVHLTDKPGLGVELDQDKLAELHEAFKVCRVRTRNDVAQMQRYRPEWKQVKPRF
- the garD gene encoding galactarate dehydratase yields the protein MSAPNPRPPLTIRMHTADNVAIVANDGGLPAGTVLPDGLTLVDRVPQGHKVALVGIAKDAAVLRYNVPIGYALQDIPAGAWVHERLLHMPAARSLTDLPRATAAAWNAEPLEGYTFEGYRNADGSVGTRNILAITTTVQCVAGVVDFAVQRIKEQLLPRYPNVDDVIGLEHSYGCGVAIDAPDAIIPIRTLRNISKNPNFGGEVMVVSLGCEKLQPERLFPPAQRAIEIVAARADSTRATDTIGTQTASDLDVVCLQAEQHVGFMSMIDSVLASAVPHLERLNARRRETVPASELVVGVQCGGSDAFSGVTANPAVGYCTDLLVRAGATVMFSETTEVRDAIEQMTARATTPEIADAMAREMAWYDAYLDRGQADRSANTTPGNKAGGLSNIVEKAMGSIIKSGTAPISGVLSPGEKLQHKGLHYAATPASDFICGTLQLAAGMNLHVFTTGRGTPYGLAEVPVIKVATRTDLARRWHDLMDVNAGRIADGDATIEDTGWELFHLMLEVASGRKKTWAEHWKLHNSLVLFNPAPIT